A genome region from Pirellulales bacterium includes the following:
- a CDS encoding ABC transporter ATP-binding protein produces the protein MIEFAQVSRAYGDKLAVAELDLVVAAGELFALLGPNGAGKTTTIKMMVGLLHPSSGHVRICGHDVVRETRQANRLLGYVPDEPYLYDKLSGREFLAFVGDMHGMERKEAAARIDREVQDFQLAPFLDDRTETYSHGMKQRLAFAAALLHDPTVLVVDEPMVGLDPRSMRLAKDLLRAKASRGMTVFMSTHSLAVVEEIADRIGILEQGRMKFLGTLAELRRRLSHDHTSLEQLYLELTSAEPSERFASQAPQEPARSRGA, from the coding sequence ATGATCGAATTCGCCCAAGTCTCGCGGGCCTACGGCGACAAGCTGGCCGTCGCCGAACTCGATCTCGTCGTTGCGGCAGGGGAATTATTTGCTCTCTTGGGACCCAACGGGGCGGGGAAAACGACCACGATCAAGATGATGGTCGGGCTACTCCATCCAAGCTCGGGGCACGTGCGCATTTGCGGGCACGACGTGGTCCGCGAAACGCGGCAAGCCAATCGGCTGTTGGGATACGTGCCCGACGAACCCTATCTGTACGATAAACTGTCGGGGCGCGAGTTTCTTGCCTTTGTCGGCGACATGCACGGCATGGAGCGGAAGGAGGCGGCCGCGCGCATCGATCGCGAAGTGCAAGACTTTCAACTAGCCCCCTTCCTCGACGACCGCACGGAAACGTATTCGCACGGAATGAAACAGCGGCTGGCGTTTGCCGCGGCACTCTTGCACGACCCGACGGTGTTGGTCGTCGATGAGCCGATGGTCGGACTCGATCCGCGGAGCATGAGGCTCGCAAAAGACCTGCTGCGGGCGAAAGCCAGTCGAGGAATGACGGTGTTCATGTCAACGCATTCGCTCGCGGTCGTCGAAGAGATCGCCGATCGAATAGGGATTCTCGAACAGGGCCGAATGAAGTTTCTGGGCACGCTCGCGGAGCTTCGCCGCCGGTTGTCTCACGACCATACGTCGCTCGAACAGTTATATTTGGAACTGACATCAGCAGAGCCGTCGGAGCGGTTTGCGAGTCAGGCGCCGCAGGAGCCGGCACGGTCACGCGGAGCGTAA